The sequence AAGGGCTGGGGCTTTATTTTCaggctttattttgttctttacaacaattttttttttcttcacagtttAAAACATAACTTATAGCTTAACATTTCCAGTGGCCAACCTCTGgaatttcagattttcttttctgaaaaatagaCAAACACTTCAGGCTCTGGAATCAAATACTTTCCACAAGACTGTTCAGGATGCAGGGAGCTTTAAAagtgcaaaataaagaaatggaaagccagGGGCGTAACTTTTCATGagctttggggtggggggcagtttaATTTACATTTGGGTTTGCCATGAAGGCCACTCACTGGTTCcgcttttccatttctccttttattctggaGATTACCACCCCTGACTTCTGACAAGCTAGAAGCACAGTTCTGGAAAGCAGGTGGTGTAAAAGAGCACACACAGATGCCAGCAGGTGCCCGGATCCAAATGGGTTTCCCACTGATGCGCTTTCTgtgggaaagagaagacagaactAATCAGATTATCCTTGACCCCCTTTTTATTCCCGTACTCCCACCCTGCTTCTTCATGATAGTGGGGACTTGTATGAGGAACCCATCCCGGTGGGGGACTGCTTCCTCTGACTGCTGCCTGGGGAAAGGGCACAGGTGTGCGTGCTTACAAGTGTGTGCACAGGAGGTGGCCTGAGGGGTGAGAACCTTCTCTGTGCAGGTGCTCAAGCTACAAATCTGTGTAGACCAACCGCTCTCTTGCCTTTTGAATCAAGTAATGCCTTTAGAGTCTTTCTCTAAGAGCATAGAGCTCCTGTCGTGACTACTCCAAAAATCCCTTCTTGTTACCCCGGATTATTTAGAGAAAGGCCTACCTTCTCCAGTCAACTTTTTTTGCCacatgggaaggagaaaagataTTGACCCTGGGGACTTCAAGcgaagagaggggcacctgagtggctcagttggtgaagcatgggacttcggctcaggtcatgatctcacagttcatgagttcataccccaagtcgggctctctgctgacagcacagagcccattttgaatcttctgtccccctcactctctgcccctccctgccctccccccccccccccccccccatctctcgcaaaaacaaacatttcaaaaaacaaagagaagagaagggaatgctCCACTAATTGGGCTGGTGCGTTTGGTCTGTAGCTAAGAGTgttggagagagaaaggataatGGAAAACAAGTTCATGCCTATTTAGAGCTTGCCAAATGGAAGTCGGGGTGGAGAAACTTTCAAGTAAACACGGTGACTAACAAGCCGAGAGCCTAAGAGCCCAGGCCACTTGTGCTCTAGTTCCCAGGTCCCCGCGGAGCCCCGGTACACCAGAGCGTGTATCAGTTTACAGCACTCGGTAGCCTGCTTGGCTTTCCAGACCCTTGAAGAATCCTCCTGCTTTCCTGAAATTGCTCAGTGAGCTCTGTGCATACTGTGGGCTTCACCTGATACCCCGACTGTGAGGTAGGTGAGCGCCAAGTGTTCCTAAGCCCACTTGGGAGGGAGCAAGGGCCTGACTTGAAACAAAGTGTTGGTGATGAGGGGCACAGTGGTACCACCCACCACACAGGCTCGCTTTCATAGGTACCAGAACCTGGCTTGTCGGGAAGCTATTTGGAGGCCAGCTGCTGCCCACAGTGGAGATGAACATCTGTGTTCCTCACTCTGGCCTAAGTAGGGGCCAGAGGAGGGAAAATCCAACTAATGTTGGGctgcaagaggaagagagaggtcaTTTTCTCCCTATTCCTTGCTTCTGACACTGATCCCTCAGGAACAAGCGGAGCCCCTCTCCCTACCAGGCCCCGGGGTCTGCTCCAAGCACCTCATTAGGGCCCAGTCTCTCCCCCTGCATGGCAGGCAGATCATCTAAAAGCCTCGGGTTTTCTCACAGTAGCTCCCgcagcagaggctggagggaccAGCAGAGCAGAAAGGAACACGGAGAGCCTGTCCAATGCTGGCTGCACGCTCGGTCCGGGGCCACTCCGGCCTCGGACACGGGGACACCTCCAGCGGCCACCCCTAGGGCCGCGCGACGAGTGTAGCTAGCAAGCGGCCCCACCAGCACGAGGCCACTGGCATGGGTCCGCAAAGCAGCAGCCGAGCGAGGCTCTGGCCCAAAGCCTCAAGCACGCTTCTCCTTGAGCTTCTTGCAAGTACTAGAGCGGAGTTTGTCCAATCCAGAGTCCTGGAATCCACGGAGTCAATTTCGCTAACATCCGCAGTCCCCTCGGGACCGTGTGGCTACGGCCGGGCggcaggaggctgggaggggagatTGGCGGCGTTCGCCACCTTTGTGGAAAATACTCTTCTCCTCTTGAGGTAGGAATGTAACTGGGCGCAGCCTTGGCTAACACTCCACATCTTGCAGCTCAATCTCCTCAGTGGTGCTCTCTGCAAAGCAAAAGACAAGCCGGTCAGTTGCCCGCCAGCCACGGGGGGGTTGGTTCTCGGTGAGACCAGGATAACAAGAACCACCTCCAGCCATAAAAGCGTGAATGGATCACCACAGGGCCCAGAGAATTACCTTTGAgtttgtgtcttctcttcctctggaaTTTATACGCACACTTATTACAAACCCACATGAGGCTGATTAACAGCGCGGCCACGGCAGCGAGCAAAGCAAGGAAGACAGCCACAAAATGGAGGTCTTCGTAGAGGATCTCTACGGGGCGGGCAGGGCAAGGGGAAGATAATGGCTCTTTTAATACCACGAAGTCGCTGCCCCACACGTGGGCAGTTCAGAGAGGTGCCAGGCCCCGGGGGGGCTGCCTTACCCGACACGTGCAGCACGATGGTGCCAAACTGACTGCTCCCCAAGCGCTCCGTCACCGTGATGATGTAGTAGCCCGAGTCCCTCACGCCCACGCTGAAGAGCTGGATGGAGCCGTTGTcgaaagtgcagagcc is a genomic window of Acinonyx jubatus isolate Ajub_Pintada_27869175 chromosome D1, VMU_Ajub_asm_v1.0, whole genome shotgun sequence containing:
- the VSTM5 gene encoding V-set and transmembrane domain-containing protein 5, which translates into the protein MRPLPSGSRKNRGISLGLLALCLTAACCLQSQGVSLYIPQSAINATVEEDILLSVEYSCHGVPTIEWKYTSNWGAQKIVEWKPGTQANISQSHKDRLCTFDNGSIQLFSVGVRDSGYYIITVTERLGSSQFGTIVLHVSEILYEDLHFVAVFLALLAAVAALLISLMWVCNKCAYKFQRKRRHKLKESTTEEIELQDVEC